In Streptomyces erythrochromogenes, the DNA window CTCGCAAGGGACGCGGTCCGCGGGCTGTCCTCGAAAGTCGTCACCCGCCGCAACGATCGTCGTTCGAGGTAGGCCCGGCGTTGCGTGTATACAGGGAGAAGATCGACCTTCCGGGCGGAACGAGAGGAACCCACCGTGAACGAGCCCACCATCGAGCCTCTGATCGTCGTCGGCGTGGACGGTTCCCACCATTCCAAGGAGGCCGTGCGCTGGGCCGTGGAGCAGGCCCGGCTGGTCGGCGGCCGGGTGCACGCGGTCATGGCCTGGGAGTGGAACCGCAATCCCTTCGCCATCGGCATGGCGGAGGCCCAGTTCGCCGAAGAGGAGGCGGAGACGGCCGAGGAGACGGCCCGCCGGAAACTGGCGGACACGGTCACCGCGGCCGTCGGCGCCTCCCCCGGCGTACCGGTCTTCCGCCGCGTCGAGCAGGGCTCGCCGGCGCAGGTCCTGGTCGACGCCTCGAAGGAGGCGGACCTGACGGTGGTCGGGACCCGCGGGTACGGCGGTTTCAAGGGCGCGTTGCTGGGATCGGTGAGCCAGCAGGTCGTGCAGTACTCCGCCGGCACGGTGGTGGTCGTCCGCGAGAGCGAGGACGACGGCGAGGCCTGACCGCCCCCGGGCCGGGACTCGGGGCCGACGGACTCAGGCCACCGGTTCCGTCAGGTCCCGCGGGTCCGTGTTGGCCCCGCACAGGATGACGGCGACCCGCTCCCCCAGCGGCTCCGGAGCTTCGCGCAGGGCCGCCAGGGCGGTGGCCGCGCCGGCCTCGACCACGATCCGGTGCTCCTCCCAGACGGCGCGCCGGGCCGCGGTGATCGCCTCGTCGGGGACCAGGACGGACGTCACGTTCTTCTCCTGCGCGGCCGCCAGCGCGTCGGCCGAGACGCGGGTGGCTCCCAGGGAGTCGGCCGCCACGGAGTCCACGGCGACGTCGACGGGCCGGCCCGCCTCCAGGGCCGCGTTCAGGGACCGGCAGTTCTCCGGTTCGGCCGCGACGACGTGTACGCCGTGTTCGCGCGCGGCGGTGGCCACCCCCGCGAACAGTCCGCCGCCGCCCACCGCGACGACCACGGTGTCCAGCCCGGGCAGGGCGCCGCGGATCTCGTCGAGCAGGGTCCCGGCGCCGGCCGCGATGAGCGGATGGTCGTACGCGTGGCTGCTCAGCGCCCCGCTCTCGGCGGCGAACTCCTGACAGGCGGCGAGCGCTTCGGCGTACCGGTCGCCGACGAGCCGGACGTCGGCCCCGTAGCCGCGCAGCCGTTCCACCTTCACGCGCGGGGCGTTGGCGGGCAGGAAGACCGTCGCGGGCACGGTCAGGGCGCTGGCCGCCCAGGCACAGGCCAGGCCGGCGTTGCCGCCGGAGGCGATGGTGACGCCGGCGGCCGGGAGGGTGCCGGCGTCGTGGTGGGCGGCGAGGAAGTTGCGGGCGCCGCGCGCCTTGAAGCTGCCGGTGTGCTGGAGGTACTCCAGCGCGTACCAGACGCCGTCGGCCGCGGGCGCGACCGTGACGGGCCGTACCCCGCCGTCGATCCGCGCGGCGGCGGCGCGCACGGCGGCGTAGTCGAGCTGCTGCGGACGTTCCATGGTCGGTCTCCCCATCAGGTGGCGGGCCGGACGGCCTCGATCAGCTGGCGCAGGGCGCCGTAGTACACCTCGTGGTCCGTCAGGGCGGGCAGTACGTCGGGCAGTCCGCCGGAGAGCACGGGGAACTCCTCGGGATCGAGCGCGGCCAGGGCGGCGCGCGAGGCGGAGGTGACCGCGGCCGGATCCCGGTGGTCCACGAAGGCCGCGCTGCCCAGGGTGAGCAGGTACATGCGGCGGTATGCGGTGATCGCCTCGGTGACGGTCATGCCGGCGGCGACGCTGTCGGCGAGGGCCGGCTCGACCAGCCGGGCCAGCAGCTGCCGGCCGAGCCAGGGCCGGCCGCCGCGCAGCACGAGCAGTCCGGGGTGGGCGGTGAGCAGCAGGTACAGCGCGCGGAACCGCTGCTCGGTGGCCTGCGCCCAGTCGGTGCCGGCGGGGATCTCGGGGAGCTGGGCGGCCAGGTGCTCGGTGCACAGGTCGAGCAGTCCGGCGAGGTCCGTGCAGCGGCGCTGGACGGTGGCGTGGGAGACGTCGAGGCGGTCGGCGAGGGTGCGGAAGCTGAGGCGCTGCGGCCCCTCCTCGTCGAGGATCCGCAGGGCGGCCACGGCGATGGCCTCGCGTGTCGCACGGTCCAGGGCGTCGGATCTCCTCGGCATAGATACAACGTATCATACGTTGTATCGTCTCTTTCGTGTGACATCAATTGCAGCCATATTGCTGGTCATCAGCCGACAAACAGCGACTTGCGTTGACACTGAGTAGTCGCCTCGGTGCACTGGGCCCACGACTGCCCCCACGTCAAGGAGACCCAGTGCCGCCTCGCCTGCGCGCAACGCTCCCCTGTCTGACCGCGGCCGCCCTGTTCGCCCTCGCGCTCTCCCCCGCCCCGGTGGCGGCGGAGCCCCGGGCGACCTCGGACACCCCGCTCGCGCTCACCCCTCCCATGGGCTGGAACAACTGGGCGCACTACATGTGCGACATCGACGAGGCCAAGGTGGTCGCCAACGCCGACGCGCTCGTCTCGACGGGGCTCGCGGCCAAGGGCTACGACACGGTGACCGTCGACGACTGCTGGATGACCAAGAGCCGCGACGCGCAGGGGAACCTGGTGGTCGACACCGCCAGGTTCCCGCACGGCATGGCCTGGCTCGGCGAGTACCTGCACGCCAAGGGCCTGAAGTTCGGCATCTACCAGGACGCCGGCTCCCTCACCTGCGAGAAGTACCCGGGGAGCGGGGCCCCCCAGGGCGGCGGGGCCGACCACTACGCCCGGGACGCACGGCAGTTCGCCTCCTGGAAGGTGGACTACGTCAAGATGGACGGCTGCAACCTGTGGGTGCCGGAGGGCCGCACGAAGGAGCAGGCCTACCGGGACGCCTACAACGCCGTCGCGAAAGCCCTGCGCGAGAGCGGCCGGGACATGGTCCTGTCCGCCTCCGCGCCCGCCTACTTCCAGCAGGGCGAGTGGGGCGGCTCCGACTGGCACCGGGTGCTCGGCTGGGTCGGCGAGACCGGCCAGCTGTGGCGCGAGGGCAAGGACATCAAGGTCTACAACCCGGCCGCGCCCGCCACCTCCCGGTGGAGTTCGGTCCTGGGCAATTACGGATACAACCGCTGGCTCGGCCGCTATGCCGGCCCCGGCAACTGGAACGACCCCGACTTCCTGCTCGCGGGCGCCCCCGGCCTCACGGCCGCCGAGAGCCGCAGCCAGGTCGCCCTCTGGGCCATGATGGCGGCCCCCTTCATCCTGTCCTCCGAGGTCTCGAAGCTGACCCCGGCGGGGCTCGCCGCCCTCGGCAACACCCGGATGATCGCGCTGGACCAGGACCCGATGGGCCGTCAGGGCTCCGTGGTCTCCTCCAACGCCACCTTCGAGATCCTGGTCCGTCCCCTCGCGAACGGCGACCGGGCGGTGGCCGTGCTCAACCGCTCGGCGAACACCCGTGACATCCGGGTCCCGCTCGACGAGATCGGCCTGACCGAGTGCACGGCCGACGCCCAGGACCTGTGGAGCGGTGCGCGCTCCGAGGTCTCCGACGCGCTGACCGGCAAGCTGGCCGGCCACGACACCGCCGTGTGGCGGCTCAGCCCGCGCGGCTGCGCCGAGGCCGTGCCGACCGGGCAGATCGTCGGTGACGGCGCCCGCTGCGCGGACGGGGCGAACACCAGCGGTGTCGGCGCGGTCGTGATGGCGGCCTGCACCGGAGCCCCCGACCAGCGGTGGTTCCTGGACGACGACGCCCGCCTGCGGCTCGCCGGCGAATGCCTGTCGGCGGGCGAGAACGGCTCCGTGGAGCTGGCCGACTGCGCGCCGCGGGGCAGCGGGCAGCCCGGCCAGAGCTGGTCCCACCGCCGGGACGGAGCCCTGGTCGAGGAGGTCAGCGGCCTGTGCCTGACCGCGCCCGCCGCGGCCGCCACGCCCGACGCCCCCGCCGAGCGGCTGCGGCTGACCCCCTGCGGCGACCACCGGGTCGACCAGGCCTGGTCCCTGCCGGTCTGAGGCCCGGGCGAAGGCATGAGCAACGCGAACCCGAAACCGCAGCCGGACCCGATGCCACGACGCGGACGCCGGCTGCCCGCCACCCGCCCGGTCGCCCTCGCCGCGCTCCCCGCGGCGCTGCTGGCCGTGATCTGCGCGGGGGTGCCCGCACGTGCCGACGTACGGGCGGACCCGCGGCCCGCGGTACGGGCCGGTGCGCCCGCGCAGGCGCGGCGGGCCGCGACCTTCGACACCGCCCCCGCCCGGGCCGCCCTGCAGCGGCTGCTCCCGCGGCACGCACGGCAGTTCACCCTGGTGCCCGACCCGGCCGCCGGACCCGACACCTTCACCGTGTCCGGGACCGCCGGGGCGATCACCGTGCGCGGCAGCACCGGAGCCACCCTGCTCACGGGCGTCGGCTGGTACCTCCAGCACGTCGCCGGGGCCGACATCGGCTGGCCCGGCGAGAGCATCGGCATGCTGCCCGCCCGGCTGCCGGCCGTACCGTCAGCGGTCACCCGCGCCGCACAGGTCCCGCACCGGTACGCCCTCAACGACACCGACGACGGGTACTCGGGCCCGTACCGCACCTTCGAAGAGCACCAGCGGCAGATCGACCTGCTCGCCCTGCACGGCATCAACGAGGTGTTCGTGCAGGCCGGGGCGGAGTACCCGTACTACCGGGCGCTCCAGGGGTTCGGGTACTCCGCCGAGGAGCTGCGCCAGTGGGTCCCCGGCCCCGGCCACCAGAGCTGGTGGCTGCTGCAGAACCTGAGCGGCTTCGGCGGCCCCGTCTCCGAGCGGCTGATGCGCGAACGCGCGGAGCTCGGCGGCCGGATCGCGGAGCAGTTGCGCGGGCTCGGCATGACGCCGGTGCTGCCCGGCTACTTCGGCACCGTGCCGCCCGGCTTCGCCGCCCGCAACGCCGGGGCGGCCACGGTCGCGCAGGGCGACTGGGCGGGCTTCGACCGCCCGGACTGGCTGGATCCCTCCTCGCCGGTCTTCGCGAAGCTGGCCGCCGCCTACTACGCGCAACAGCGCGCGGTGTTCGGGGACAGCGCGATGTACCGGATGAGCCCGCTGCACGAGGGCGGCCAGACCGGCTCCGTCGACGTCGGCGCGGCGGCGGGCGCCATCCAGGACGCCCTGCACGCAGCCCACCCCGGTGCGCTGTGGGCCGTACTGGGCTGGCAGGACGATCCGACCGCGGAGCTGCTGGCCGGGGTGGACACCTCGAAGCTGCTGATCCTGGACGGGCTGTCCGACCGCTACAACCGGCTGGACCGCGAGCAGCGCTGGGGCGGCGCCCCGTATGCGATGGGCACCATCTACAACTTCGGCGGACACACCACGATCGGCGCCAACACCTCGGTGTGGCTGGAGCGCTTCGGTCCCTGGCGCGCCAAGAGCAACAGCGCGCTGACGGGCATCGCCTACCTGCCGGAGGCCACCGGGACCAACCCGGCGGCCTTCGACCTCTTCACCGACCTCGCCTGGGATCCCGGGCCGGTCGACCAGCGCGCGTGGTTCGCCGGTTTCGCGGCCCGCCGCTACGGCCGGCCCGACGCCGAGGCCGCCGCCGCCTGGGAGGAGCTCCGCAAGGGCCCGTACAGCACCTCCTCGGGGCTGTGGTCGGAGTCGCAGGACAGCCTGTTCAGCGCCCGGCCGAGCCTGTCCTCGACGGGGGCGGCGTACTGGAGCCCCAAGTCGATGCGCTATCCCGCCGGTTCGGTGCGCCGGGCGCTGGACCACCTCCTGAGGGTGGATCCGGCGCTGCGCGGATCCAGCGCCTACCGCTTCGACCTCGTGGACACCGCCCGGCAGGCCCTCGCCAACCACTCGCGGGTACTGCTGCCGAAGATCAAGGCGGCCTACGAGGCCGAGGACCTGACCCGCTTCCGCGTGCTGACGGCCGAATGGCAGGATGGGATGCGGCTGTTGGACCAGGTGACCGGATCCGACCCGAACCTCCTCCTCGGGACGTGGCTCTCCCGGGCCCGCTCCTGGGGCGCCGACCGGGCCGAGCAGGACCGGTACGAGTACGACGCCCGCTCCCTGCTGAGCGTGTGGGGCCGGCGCAGCACCAGCGAGGGCGGGTTCCTGCACGACTACGCGAACCGCGAATGGAGCGGCCTGATCTCGGAATTGTACGCCCCGCGCTGGGCGGCCTACTTCGCGACGCTGGACGAGGCACTGGTCGCCAAGGCCGCACCGCGGGAGATCGACTGGCACGCCTTCGAGGAGGAGTGGGCCGGGCGGACCACCCGGCACCCGGACCGGCCGAACGGGGACCCGTACCGGCTGGCCGTCGCCGTCGCGGCGGCCCTCCCCCCGGCGGCGGCCACCGGCTGACCAGGACGCGGCCTACACCAGCTGCAGCGGCTGCGACCGCCCGATGCCCGGATGATCACCCGCCAGGAGGAAAGTCGGCGCTCGTGCGGGGGAGATCGCGGGCTGCGGTTCGCCGCGCGGGGACGGCACTCGATTGACTGGCCCGGAGAAGACCAGGGGCGGCCGCCGGAGCGATCCGGTGGCCGCCCCTTCCGATGCCACGAAGCGCGACGCGAGCAGGAGTGCACCCGAGCATGTCCCAGACCGAACACGACCAGTCCGCCTACCGGCGGGAACAGCAACAGCAGCAGGAGCGGCCCGCGGGCGCCGGCTCCGCCGCCGCGTCCCTGGAACTGCTGACGCTGCTCGCCGCAGGGGTGGCCGACCTGGCCCTCGACCAGCTGCGGCAGACCGCCGACCGCGCGCAGGACGCGCTGCGCCGCGCCGACCTGCGCGAACTGCTCACCGACGGGGTGGTGGAGCTGCGCAAGCGCGGCGAACTGGCCACCCGCAGGGCGGGCATGGGCGACGAGAACTACCTGGAGACCATGGCCCGGCGCGCCGCGGAGCGGACCACCTCCGAGGGCCGCCCCTGTGCATGACCACACCGGCTTCAAGGAGCGCATCGACGAGGTGCTCGTCCGGCTGGCCGACGACGAGGAGCGGGCCCTGCTCGGGCTGCACGCCGAACTCACGCCGCTTTCGGAGCAGTTACGCCGTTCACTGGCGCAGGGCAAGCGCATCCGGGCCGCGTTCCTGTACTGGGGGTGGCGGGCGGCGGGCCAGCCGGACTGCGAAGGGGTGATCCGGGCCGCGGCCGCCATGGAGCTCGTCCACGCGGCCGCCTGCACCCACGACGACATCATCGACGACAGCCGGATGCGGCACGGGCAGCTCACCGCGCACGCCGCCTTCGCCGCCAACGGGCAGCGCTCCACCGCCCTCGCGATGATCCTCGGCGACCTGCTGATGGGGTACGCCGGGCACGTCTTCACCTCCTGCGGGCTGCCCGGCGCGTACCTGGCCCGGACCGTCCCCCTCTGGTCCACGCTGCTCCGCGAGACGATGGCGGGCGAGTTCCTGGAGGTGCTGCGCACCGAGGCGAGAGCGGACCGGGAACCGCTGGTGGCGGAGTCCCTGGAGGTCGCCCGCTTCAAGACGGCCAAGTACACGGTGGAGCGGCCCCTGCACCTCGGCGCCACCCTCGGCGGCGGCTCCGGCGCCCTGCTGGACGCCTTCTCGGGCTACGGCCTCCCGCTCGGCGAGGCCTTCCAGCTGCGCGACGACCTGCTGGGGACGTTCGGCGACCCGGCACGGACCGGCAAGTCGAACCTGGACGACCTGCGGGACGCCAAACCCACGGCCCTGCTCGCCCTGACCGTGGCGGCGGCCGGACCCGACGACCGCCGGCTGCTCGCGAAGCTGGTCGGCAACCCCGAGCTGTGCGAGGAAGAGGCCTCGTCGGTGCGCGAGCTGATGGAGCGGTGCGGGGCCAGACAGCGGGTGGAGGACATGATCCGCGAGCGCATCGGCCGGGCCGAGGCCGCGCTGGACCTCGCCCCGATGCCTGCGGAGGCCCGGTCCGCGCTGAAGGGGCTGGCCGCGACCGCCGCCGACCGCTCCCTGTAGCCGATCGGCGAACAAGCCCCGCCTGCCGCCCCGCACCCGAAGAAGACGACAAGGACGACCGACGTGAACGCCAACGCAACCAAGACCGCCCCGGCGCGCCCCCGTTACGACCACGCCGCCCTCGACGCCCTGAGCACCCAGGGCGATCCGCTCGCCGACGAGACCGTCGCCGAGATGTTCCGCCGCGAGGAGGTCGGCGACCTCAACACCCTCATGCGGTTCTTCACCACCGCCGGCGACAAGCTCCCCGAGCAGCTCCCGAATTCCGCGCGCGCCTACTTCGAGGCGACCGCCATGCCCCCGAGCTGGGTGGACTGGGACGTGATGGAGCAGGCCAGGCTGTTCTTCATGGACAACGCGGCCCACATCAACACCGGCCTGTCCTTCGCGGCCATGCCCGCGACCTACGCCGTCCCCCGGCTCTCCCGGCTGCTGGCCTCGACGCACTCGATGGCGTACCCCTCGCGCCGGATGGCCAACACCGGGCAGTTCGTCACCTACCTCATGCAGACCAACTCCTTCGCGGAGGGCAGCAAGTTCATCCCCGCCGCACAGAAGGTGCGGCTGCTGCACGCGGCGGTCCGCCACCACCTGCGCCACGGCGGCCACTGGGACGTCGAGAAGGACGGGGTGCCCATCTGCCAGGAGGACATGATCGGGGGGCAGATCTGCTTCTCGCTGCTGGTCCTCGACGCCATGCACCGGCTCGGCATCCACATGAGCGAGGACGGCGCCGAGGCCTACTTCTACGCCTGGCGGGTCGTGGGCGCCATGCTCGGCTGCGACATGTCGACGGTGCCGGAGACCCTCACCGAGGCCCGCGACTACTGCGACCTCTACCTCCTGCGCAACCTCGGCCCGTCGCCCGAGGGGGTCCGCCTCAACGCCCAGCTGATGCGCATGTACGAGGACGTGGTCCCGGGCACCTTCTTCGACCCGATGGTCCCCGCCACCGTCCGGTTCCTCGTCGGCGACACCATCGGCGACTGGCTGGAGATCCCGCGCACCGCCTGGGACACGGCGGCCAAGGCGGTGCCGGTGTTCCTCGGGCTGCTGGAGACCATCGAGGACAGCAGCCCGTACGCGGAGTGGGCGCTCGACAAGGCCGGCTCGCTGCTCTCCGGCTTCGAGCTGGCCTCCCTGACCCGGGGCCGGGTCATGCACCACGCCATCCCCGCGGAGCTGAAGGGCGACTACGGGGTGAAGGCGCCGCGCACCGGGCGCTGGGTGCCGCCGGCGCCCGTGCACTGACGTCCCTCCGCTCCCCCGTGGCGACGACGCGCCGCGCCGGGGCCCGGGGCAGACTGGCGGTGTGAGGGCAGACCGAGGCGGTTCCGGGAGGCCGCGGCGAGCGGTGGGCACCGCCTGCGGCGTCGTCGCCGCGTTCGCCGGCCTCGCGGTGGCGGAGCTGGTCGCGGCGGCGGTCCGGCCCGAGGCCTCCCCGGTGACCGCAGTCGGCGGGGCCGCCGTCGACCTGACGCCCACGGCAGTCAGGGAGTGGGCCATCGCCCTGTTCGGCACCGCCGACAAGGCGGTGCTGACGCTCGGCATCGTCGCCGTCCTCGCCGCGGTCGCGGCCGCGGCCGGGCTGCTCGCGGTACGCAGCCTGCCCGCCGGGATCGCGGTCGCGGGCGGTTTCGGGCTGCTGGGGGCTGCGGCCGCGCTCAGCCGGCCGGAAGCCGCCTGGCAGGACGCGCTGCCCTCGCTCGCCGGCGGACTGGCGGCGGCCGGTGTGCTGTGGCTGCTGGTCACCGCGGCCGCGCGGCCCCGGCCGGCGGGGGCCCCGACCGGCGGCGCCTGGGCGATGGACCGGCGCGGCTTCGGCCGGCTGGTCGTCGGCGTCTTGGCGGTGTCTTCCGCGGCCGGTCTCGCCGGGCGGCGCCTGGGCGCCCACGGCTCCGCCGGGGCGACCGCCTCCAGGGCCCGCCTCGTCCTCCCGCGGCCCGCCGTGCCCGCACCGCCGGTGCCGGCCGGCGCGGACCTGCGGGTGCCTGGCCTCGGCCCCTTCCTCACCCCCGCCCCGGACTTCTACCGGGTGGACACCGCGCTGGTCGTGCCCCGCGTGGACGCCGACACCTGGCGGCTGCGCATCCACGGCGAGGGGGTCTCGCGTCCCCTCACCCTCGA includes these proteins:
- a CDS encoding universal stress protein gives rise to the protein MNEPTIEPLIVVGVDGSHHSKEAVRWAVEQARLVGGRVHAVMAWEWNRNPFAIGMAEAQFAEEEAETAEETARRKLADTVTAAVGASPGVPVFRRVEQGSPAQVLVDASKEADLTVVGTRGYGGFKGALLGSVSQQVVQYSAGTVVVVRESEDDGEA
- a CDS encoding serine/threonine dehydratase; its protein translation is MERPQQLDYAAVRAAAARIDGGVRPVTVAPAADGVWYALEYLQHTGSFKARGARNFLAAHHDAGTLPAAGVTIASGGNAGLACAWAASALTVPATVFLPANAPRVKVERLRGYGADVRLVGDRYAEALAACQEFAAESGALSSHAYDHPLIAAGAGTLLDEIRGALPGLDTVVVAVGGGGLFAGVATAAREHGVHVVAAEPENCRSLNAALEAGRPVDVAVDSVAADSLGATRVSADALAAAQEKNVTSVLVPDEAITAARRAVWEEHRIVVEAGAATALAALREAPEPLGERVAVILCGANTDPRDLTEPVA
- a CDS encoding TetR/AcrR family transcriptional regulator, with the protein product MPRRSDALDRATREAIAVAALRILDEEGPQRLSFRTLADRLDVSHATVQRRCTDLAGLLDLCTEHLAAQLPEIPAGTDWAQATEQRFRALYLLLTAHPGLLVLRGGRPWLGRQLLARLVEPALADSVAAGMTVTEAITAYRRMYLLTLGSAAFVDHRDPAAVTSASRAALAALDPEEFPVLSGGLPDVLPALTDHEVYYGALRQLIEAVRPAT
- a CDS encoding ricin-type beta-trefoil lectin domain protein, producing MPPRLRATLPCLTAAALFALALSPAPVAAEPRATSDTPLALTPPMGWNNWAHYMCDIDEAKVVANADALVSTGLAAKGYDTVTVDDCWMTKSRDAQGNLVVDTARFPHGMAWLGEYLHAKGLKFGIYQDAGSLTCEKYPGSGAPQGGGADHYARDARQFASWKVDYVKMDGCNLWVPEGRTKEQAYRDAYNAVAKALRESGRDMVLSASAPAYFQQGEWGGSDWHRVLGWVGETGQLWREGKDIKVYNPAAPATSRWSSVLGNYGYNRWLGRYAGPGNWNDPDFLLAGAPGLTAAESRSQVALWAMMAAPFILSSEVSKLTPAGLAALGNTRMIALDQDPMGRQGSVVSSNATFEILVRPLANGDRAVAVLNRSANTRDIRVPLDEIGLTECTADAQDLWSGARSEVSDALTGKLAGHDTAVWRLSPRGCAEAVPTGQIVGDGARCADGANTSGVGAVVMAACTGAPDQRWFLDDDARLRLAGECLSAGENGSVELADCAPRGSGQPGQSWSHRRDGALVEEVSGLCLTAPAAAATPDAPAERLRLTPCGDHRVDQAWSLPV
- a CDS encoding alpha-N-acetylglucosaminidase, whose amino-acid sequence is MSNANPKPQPDPMPRRGRRLPATRPVALAALPAALLAVICAGVPARADVRADPRPAVRAGAPAQARRAATFDTAPARAALQRLLPRHARQFTLVPDPAAGPDTFTVSGTAGAITVRGSTGATLLTGVGWYLQHVAGADIGWPGESIGMLPARLPAVPSAVTRAAQVPHRYALNDTDDGYSGPYRTFEEHQRQIDLLALHGINEVFVQAGAEYPYYRALQGFGYSAEELRQWVPGPGHQSWWLLQNLSGFGGPVSERLMRERAELGGRIAEQLRGLGMTPVLPGYFGTVPPGFAARNAGAATVAQGDWAGFDRPDWLDPSSPVFAKLAAAYYAQQRAVFGDSAMYRMSPLHEGGQTGSVDVGAAAGAIQDALHAAHPGALWAVLGWQDDPTAELLAGVDTSKLLILDGLSDRYNRLDREQRWGGAPYAMGTIYNFGGHTTIGANTSVWLERFGPWRAKSNSALTGIAYLPEATGTNPAAFDLFTDLAWDPGPVDQRAWFAGFAARRYGRPDAEAAAAWEELRKGPYSTSSGLWSESQDSLFSARPSLSSTGAAYWSPKSMRYPAGSVRRALDHLLRVDPALRGSSAYRFDLVDTARQALANHSRVLLPKIKAAYEAEDLTRFRVLTAEWQDGMRLLDQVTGSDPNLLLGTWLSRARSWGADRAEQDRYEYDARSLLSVWGRRSTSEGGFLHDYANREWSGLISELYAPRWAAYFATLDEALVAKAAPREIDWHAFEEEWAGRTTRHPDRPNGDPYRLAVAVAAALPPAAATG
- a CDS encoding polyprenyl synthetase family protein; translation: MHDHTGFKERIDEVLVRLADDEERALLGLHAELTPLSEQLRRSLAQGKRIRAAFLYWGWRAAGQPDCEGVIRAAAAMELVHAAACTHDDIIDDSRMRHGQLTAHAAFAANGQRSTALAMILGDLLMGYAGHVFTSCGLPGAYLARTVPLWSTLLRETMAGEFLEVLRTEARADREPLVAESLEVARFKTAKYTVERPLHLGATLGGGSGALLDAFSGYGLPLGEAFQLRDDLLGTFGDPARTGKSNLDDLRDAKPTALLALTVAAAGPDDRRLLAKLVGNPELCEEEASSVRELMERCGARQRVEDMIRERIGRAEAALDLAPMPAEARSALKGLAATAADRSL
- a CDS encoding oxygenase MpaB family protein is translated as MNANATKTAPARPRYDHAALDALSTQGDPLADETVAEMFRREEVGDLNTLMRFFTTAGDKLPEQLPNSARAYFEATAMPPSWVDWDVMEQARLFFMDNAAHINTGLSFAAMPATYAVPRLSRLLASTHSMAYPSRRMANTGQFVTYLMQTNSFAEGSKFIPAAQKVRLLHAAVRHHLRHGGHWDVEKDGVPICQEDMIGGQICFSLLVLDAMHRLGIHMSEDGAEAYFYAWRVVGAMLGCDMSTVPETLTEARDYCDLYLLRNLGPSPEGVRLNAQLMRMYEDVVPGTFFDPMVPATVRFLVGDTIGDWLEIPRTAWDTAAKAVPVFLGLLETIEDSSPYAEWALDKAGSLLSGFELASLTRGRVMHHAIPAELKGDYGVKAPRTGRWVPPAPVH
- a CDS encoding molybdopterin-dependent oxidoreductase; this encodes MRADRGGSGRPRRAVGTACGVVAAFAGLAVAELVAAAVRPEASPVTAVGGAAVDLTPTAVREWAIALFGTADKAVLTLGIVAVLAAVAAAAGLLAVRSLPAGIAVAGGFGLLGAAAALSRPEAAWQDALPSLAGGLAAAGVLWLLVTAAARPRPAGAPTGGAWAMDRRGFGRLVVGVLAVSSAAGLAGRRLGAHGSAGATASRARLVLPRPAVPAPPVPAGADLRVPGLGPFLTPAPDFYRVDTALVVPRVDADTWRLRIHGEGVSRPLTLDLRELLARPLVEHDITLTCVSNEVGGPYAGNARWLGVRLADLLREAGVRPPSRGGPADQLVARSVDGMTLGTPVETVMDGRAALLAVGMNGEPLPFAHGFPVRMVVPGLYGYVSACKWLSELRLTTFAAYDAYWVRRSWAQQAPVKTQSRIDTPRPYAALRPGRVAVAGVAWAQHRGIRRVEVRVDGGPWQEARLGAADGVDTWRQWVWPWEATAGLHTLEVRATDGTGAVQTGVRGGTVPDGATGWHAVDVRVRAPG